The proteins below are encoded in one region of Planctopirus limnophila DSM 3776:
- a CDS encoding phenylacetate--CoA ligase family protein gives MYETLYRNILLPMFDGTIKGRQTMKHWQRAEATQWHSRSELELQQLVDLRRLVAHAAAHSLYYKNLFLEHAIDPATISSFDDFRSIPLLQRETIARNRLQLSTSLPMKRISKSTGGSSGEPLHFEISAESNDRRVAMTHRGYGWAHAGPGTRQLYIWGTPPSRLAAWKRWKMSLHHAFDHHLVLSCFEFTPEMMHRQLRRMNAWRPQVIVAYTNAAYEFARFIESEGLHVWQPKSIVVGAEKLHDFQRIVLERVFKAPVFETYGSREFMLIGAECEQHSGLHLSMENLFVEILDDAGQPTPAGEEGNVVITDLFNDAMPFIRYVNGDRAIAGFENCPCGRGLPLLRKVTGRQLDVLTTPDGRKIPGEFFPHLIKDYRSIRRFQVIQNEPHEIIVRMVTSGGLTLADLHHLEKDLREGIGPIVTLKLEQVDDIPLTRAGKLKVVVNNLQTSQSSGRLPEHSALAAGHDNQPAAQGAMVCQH, from the coding sequence ATGTACGAGACCTTATATCGAAATATCCTGCTCCCCATGTTCGACGGCACCATCAAGGGCCGCCAGACCATGAAGCACTGGCAACGGGCCGAAGCCACCCAGTGGCATTCCCGCTCTGAGCTGGAACTGCAGCAACTCGTCGACCTGCGCCGGCTCGTCGCTCATGCCGCCGCGCATTCGCTCTACTATAAAAATCTGTTCCTTGAGCATGCGATTGATCCTGCCACCATCTCTTCATTCGATGATTTTCGCAGCATCCCACTGCTCCAACGGGAAACCATCGCCAGAAATCGTCTACAGCTCAGCACATCTCTTCCCATGAAAAGGATCAGCAAAAGCACGGGAGGTTCCAGCGGCGAACCACTGCACTTTGAGATCAGTGCCGAGAGCAACGACCGCCGTGTCGCCATGACTCATCGTGGTTACGGCTGGGCTCATGCCGGCCCAGGCACCAGACAGCTCTACATCTGGGGCACTCCGCCATCTCGTCTGGCCGCCTGGAAACGCTGGAAAATGTCCCTGCATCACGCCTTTGATCATCATCTGGTACTGAGCTGTTTCGAGTTCACTCCCGAGATGATGCACAGGCAGCTTCGCCGCATGAATGCCTGGCGACCTCAAGTGATTGTGGCCTACACCAATGCCGCCTACGAGTTTGCCCGCTTCATTGAAAGCGAAGGTCTCCACGTCTGGCAGCCAAAGTCGATTGTCGTGGGTGCTGAAAAACTGCATGACTTCCAACGGATTGTCCTCGAACGAGTCTTTAAGGCACCCGTTTTCGAAACGTATGGTTCTCGGGAATTCATGCTGATTGGCGCCGAATGCGAGCAGCATTCAGGTCTACATCTCAGCATGGAAAACCTCTTCGTGGAAATTCTCGATGATGCAGGTCAGCCCACACCCGCTGGCGAAGAAGGCAACGTCGTCATCACCGATCTCTTCAACGATGCGATGCCCTTTATTCGTTACGTCAACGGAGACCGGGCGATTGCTGGCTTCGAAAACTGTCCCTGTGGTCGCGGGTTGCCACTCCTCCGCAAAGTCACCGGACGGCAGCTCGATGTCCTGACCACCCCCGATGGTCGCAAAATCCCCGGCGAATTCTTCCCCCATCTCATCAAAGATTATCGCTCGATCCGCCGGTTTCAGGTCATCCAGAATGAACCACACGAGATCATCGTCCGCATGGTCACCAGCGGCGGGCTCACTCTCGCCGATCTGCATCATCTCGAAAAAGATCTGCGCGAAGGCATCGGGCCCATCGTCACCCTCAAACTCGAACAGGTGGACGACATTCCTTTAACTCGAGCCGGCAAACTGAAAGTGGTGGTCAACAATCTGCAGACCTCGCAATCCTCCGGCAGACTTCCGGAACATTCAGCCCTTGCAGCAGGCCATGACAATCAACCCGCAGCCCAAGGAGCGATGGTATGCCAGCACTGA
- a CDS encoding glycosyltransferase, protein MTTITTDHRLDQMSSSTSTSTVLPTLRPVGQRSLASLAGHAPHTSTVSHNPSIVSHTDNPHIEETPSRPLKVCHVSLTLKTGGLERLLVDFARRHDHDRAELTFLAMREIGPFAEYIRETGCEVHQLKTRSRLAQFQEMSAFFKAHQFDVIHTHNTYPHLYATLAARWSGVPVIVNTRHGQRLGHNWRANLQYRITTRLVDRIVAVSDDAARLCLNEDRLPASVVARIWNGIDPAQFAWRGSSQELSAITVCRLSAEKDIGTLLKAVDRVRRVHPTFKLIIVGDGAERPHLEQLAAQLDLANHVSFLGERHDIPELLAQAGFFVSSSLSEGISLTLLEAMAVGLPVVATAVGGNPEIILPGVTGQLAPAADPEQLASAMLEICQHRNDWLAMGAAGRERVQEFFHIDRMIDDYTRLYETLLAEKSKRR, encoded by the coding sequence ATGACCACCATCACCACCGACCATCGGCTTGACCAAATGAGTTCATCCACATCGACATCCACCGTCCTGCCCACCCTGCGACCTGTTGGTCAACGGTCATTGGCATCACTGGCTGGCCATGCTCCTCACACTTCCACTGTCAGCCACAACCCATCCATCGTCAGTCATACAGACAATCCGCACATCGAGGAAACTCCCTCCAGGCCACTCAAGGTCTGTCATGTCAGTCTGACACTGAAGACGGGCGGCCTGGAACGACTCCTCGTCGATTTTGCCCGCAGACATGATCACGACCGGGCCGAGCTCACCTTCCTCGCCATGCGCGAAATCGGCCCCTTTGCCGAATACATCCGCGAAACAGGCTGTGAAGTCCATCAATTGAAAACTCGCAGCAGGCTTGCCCAGTTTCAAGAAATGTCAGCCTTCTTTAAAGCTCATCAGTTCGATGTGATTCACACCCACAATACCTATCCCCATTTGTATGCGACTCTCGCGGCCCGCTGGAGTGGTGTGCCTGTCATCGTCAACACCCGCCACGGACAACGCCTCGGCCATAACTGGCGTGCCAATCTCCAGTATCGCATCACCACCCGGCTCGTCGATCGCATTGTCGCTGTCTCCGATGATGCCGCCCGCCTTTGTCTGAATGAAGATCGACTCCCCGCCAGTGTCGTCGCACGCATCTGGAACGGCATCGATCCCGCCCAGTTTGCCTGGCGAGGTTCGTCCCAGGAACTCTCCGCCATCACGGTCTGTCGCCTCTCTGCAGAAAAAGATATCGGCACGCTTCTTAAAGCGGTCGATCGTGTTCGGCGGGTGCATCCCACCTTTAAACTGATCATTGTGGGCGATGGTGCCGAACGTCCCCATCTCGAACAACTCGCTGCGCAACTCGATCTCGCCAATCACGTCAGCTTTCTTGGCGAGCGGCACGATATCCCGGAACTGCTGGCTCAGGCCGGTTTCTTCGTCAGCTCCTCATTAAGCGAAGGGATCTCGCTCACTCTGCTGGAAGCGATGGCTGTCGGCTTACCTGTCGTCGCCACAGCCGTCGGTGGCAATCCCGAGATCATTCTGCCAGGTGTCACCGGACAACTGGCACCGGCTGCAGATCCCGAACAACTTGCCAGCGCCATGCTCGAAATCTGCCAGCATCGAAACGACTGGCTGGCCATGGGGGCTGCAGGACGCGAACGGGTTCAGGAGTTCTTCCATATCGACCGCATGATCGATGACTACACACGCCTGTATGAAACCTTATTGGCCGAAAAATCCAAGCGTCGCTGA